A portion of the Mesobacillus sp. AQ2 genome contains these proteins:
- a CDS encoding intercompartmental signaling factor BofC, translating into MASINLIKAFSTAVLLLISLSGAGPVLPPGQVHAEKPGEAVHEFNEPLKVTIILQRIYLDGEMSEEKVVETVWSLEDFWAKYDKWQLVDMDAKMAVFRQDVDDISPLLKANGYFGLSDEGVLTIFNGRPDGSNIIQSFFQIDLGRLESIKRDQLKKGIPIRSKQCYEEVLETFKPYTVKDLH; encoded by the coding sequence ATGGCTTCAATCAATTTAATCAAAGCGTTCAGCACTGCTGTATTGCTCCTAATCAGTTTATCAGGGGCTGGTCCAGTACTTCCCCCAGGGCAGGTTCATGCTGAGAAGCCTGGTGAAGCAGTCCATGAATTCAATGAACCTCTTAAGGTCACAATCATTTTGCAGAGAATCTATCTTGATGGTGAAATGAGTGAGGAAAAGGTCGTGGAGACGGTTTGGTCGTTAGAAGATTTTTGGGCTAAATATGATAAATGGCAGCTTGTAGATATGGATGCAAAGATGGCGGTATTCAGGCAGGATGTTGATGATATTTCACCGCTTCTGAAGGCAAATGGATATTTCGGCCTGTCAGATGAAGGGGTACTGACTATTTTTAATGGAAGGCCTGATGGTTCGAATATTATTCAATCGTTCTTCCAAATCGACCTTGGCAGACTTGAGAGCATCAAGCGGGATCAATTGAAAAAGGGAATTCCGATCCGCAGTAAACAATGCTATGAGGAGGTCTTGGAGACCTTTAAACCATATACGGTGAAAGACTTACATTGA
- a CDS encoding DUF2905 domain-containing protein, with product MTGAAKFVMIAGAVIFIIGFIMQFINIGRLPGDIVIKKGNTTFYFPIVTSILASIILSAIFYLIGRFR from the coding sequence ATGACAGGAGCAGCGAAATTCGTCATGATCGCCGGAGCAGTCATCTTCATCATTGGCTTCATTATGCAGTTTATCAATATAGGAAGATTGCCAGGGGACATTGTCATTAAAAAAGGAAACACAACCTTTTACTTTCCAATTGTCACTTCCATTCTGGCAAGTATCATCTTATCAGCGATCTTTTACTTGATCGGCCGATTCAGATAA
- the ruvA gene encoding Holliday junction branch migration protein RuvA: MYEFIKGTVDFVGPEYIVVENGGIGYQIMTPNPFVFTKEAGKEVCIFTYHYVREDLISLYGFKTREEKALFTRLLNVSGIGPKGALAILASGEPGQVVQAIENEDESFLVKFPGVGKKTARQMILDLKGKLHDLVPDYFPNLFNADEVAATISQSNEFDEALLALKALGYSEKEIRKITPDLKKEQLTTDQYIKKALQKLLK; this comes from the coding sequence TTGTATGAATTCATAAAAGGTACCGTCGATTTTGTCGGTCCTGAATATATAGTGGTTGAAAACGGGGGTATTGGCTATCAAATAATGACGCCAAATCCTTTTGTGTTCACAAAAGAAGCAGGCAAAGAGGTTTGTATTTTTACATATCATTATGTCCGTGAAGACCTCATTTCGCTTTACGGGTTCAAGACCCGGGAAGAAAAGGCGCTTTTCACCAGGCTTTTGAATGTTTCCGGCATCGGGCCGAAAGGGGCACTGGCCATCCTTGCGTCGGGAGAACCGGGCCAGGTGGTCCAGGCGATAGAAAATGAGGATGAATCGTTCCTGGTCAAGTTTCCTGGAGTAGGCAAGAAGACTGCGAGACAAATGATTCTTGATCTAAAAGGAAAATTGCATGACCTGGTTCCAGATTACTTCCCTAATCTATTCAATGCTGATGAGGTGGCTGCGACAATTTCCCAGTCCAATGAGTTCGATGAAGCGCTACTGGCATTAAAGGCACTTGGTTACTCGGAAAAGGAAATCCGCAAAATCACACCAGATTTGAAAAAGGAACAATTGACAACAGACCAATACATCAAAAAAGCATTGCAAAAGCTTTTAAAGTAA
- the ruvB gene encoding Holliday junction branch migration DNA helicase RuvB translates to MEERIISSEAGDQDLSFEQSLRPQTLRQYIGQDKVKANLEVFIKAAKMRRETLDHVLLYGPPGLGKTTLAAIIANEMGVNLRTTSGPAIERPGDLAAILTALEPGDVLFIDEIHRLPRTIEEVLYPAMEDFCLDIVIGKGPSARSVRLDLPPFTLVGATTRAGSLSAPLRDRFGVLSRLEYYNEVQLTDIVVRTAELLETEIDWLAAQELARRSRGTPRIANRLLKRVRDFAQVRGNGAVEETLAREALELMQVDRLGLDHIDHKLLKGIIEKYRGGPVGLETISATIGEESQTIEDVYEPYLLQIGFLQRTPRGRIVTEAVYRHFEMEVPER, encoded by the coding sequence ATGGAAGAACGAATCATCTCCAGTGAAGCGGGCGACCAGGATCTTTCATTTGAGCAAAGCCTGCGTCCCCAGACTCTAAGACAATATATCGGCCAGGATAAAGTGAAGGCCAATCTTGAGGTGTTTATTAAAGCGGCAAAAATGAGGCGTGAAACGCTTGACCATGTACTCCTCTATGGGCCACCCGGCCTGGGAAAGACTACACTGGCAGCGATCATCGCCAATGAAATGGGTGTCAATCTAAGGACAACCTCAGGGCCGGCGATTGAAAGACCTGGTGATTTAGCGGCTATTTTGACTGCTCTGGAACCTGGCGATGTTCTGTTCATTGATGAAATTCACAGGCTGCCGAGAACGATTGAAGAAGTGCTTTACCCAGCAATGGAGGATTTCTGCCTTGATATCGTCATCGGAAAAGGGCCGAGTGCCCGTTCTGTCCGGCTTGATCTGCCCCCATTCACGCTCGTTGGTGCGACAACCCGTGCTGGTTCTCTGTCAGCACCATTAAGAGACAGGTTTGGAGTATTGAGTCGTTTGGAATACTATAATGAGGTACAGCTAACTGATATTGTGGTCAGGACAGCTGAACTTTTGGAGACGGAAATTGACTGGCTTGCGGCCCAGGAACTCGCGAGAAGATCGCGGGGGACACCAAGGATCGCCAATCGCCTGTTGAAGCGTGTGCGTGACTTTGCGCAGGTGCGGGGCAATGGTGCGGTCGAGGAAACACTTGCCCGGGAAGCATTGGAGCTCATGCAGGTCGACCGTTTGGGCCTTGACCATATAGACCATAAATTGCTTAAGGGCATCATTGAAAAATACCGAGGCGGCCCGGTCGGTTTAGAGACGATTTCTGCTACGATCGGAGAAGAATCTCAGACCATAGAAGATGTTTACGAACCCTACCTATTGCAGATCGGGTTTTTGCAAAGGACCCCAAGGGGAAGAATTGTAACGGAGGCTGTATACCGACATTTTGAAATGGAGGTGCCAGAACGATGA